A region of Jaculus jaculus isolate mJacJac1 chromosome 20, mJacJac1.mat.Y.cur, whole genome shotgun sequence DNA encodes the following proteins:
- the LOC123456295 gene encoding vomeronasal type-2 receptor 116-like, protein MSMRFKFFNSKCDDSLKIIPYLSWIAKKHYWVPNYRCRQHSCYVQITGPMWAASSKIGTFLKLFEFAQIHYGPFHPTLSDPYQYPHLYQMAPKDTRLAFAIVSLMLHFNWTWVGLVISDGDQGIQFLSDLREKMQGNQVCLAFVNVIPLNMELYNSRAEIYYKEIVTHLTNVVIIYGEGNSTLEVSFRRWAHLGIQRIWVTTSQWDVITNMRRDFIPDSFHGGFTFSNHHHEIPNFKKFIQTLNTTTYPIHVSLMMSEWMYFNCSDLESKHRIQSMNSPNTSLEWYAGQGFEMAMNDDNYNLYNAVYALAYAHHKFVFQQVDIQPMAHQRPVDCPKFYCYLKNMQFINPVGDLVIINEKTKFDADYDILHIWNFQQGLGIKVKIGQFSSHLPLGQQLHLSDETTEWATGSRQIPSSVCSEPCRPGFRKFRQEGKAACCFDCSLCPENEVSNKTDMDQCVKCSFDQYANKEQTHCLQKTVTFLAYEDPLGMALACLALSFSALTALVLGVFVKHQDTPIVKANNRTNSYILLIFLKFCFLCSLLFIGHPNTAKCILQQITFAVLFTVAVSTVLAKTITVVLAFKVTDPGRKMRRLLVSGAPNFIIPICTFIQLVLCGLWLGTSPPFVDTDAHSELGHIIIVCNKGSVTAFYCVLGYLGTLAVGSFSVAFLARNLPDTFNEAKFLTFSMLVFCSVWVTFLPVYHSTKGKAMVTVEVFSILASSAGLLGCIFFPKCYIILLRPSRNSLQRINKKTYCSTN, encoded by the exons CTTTGAATTTGCACAG ATTCACTATGGCCCGTTTCATCCTACTTTGAGTGACCCTTATCAGTATCCTCATCTGTATCAGATGGCCCCCAAGGACACAAGACTGGCTTTTGCCATAGTCTCCTTAATGCTTCATTTCAACTGGACCTGGGTGGGTTTGGTCATCTCTGATGGTGACCAAGGTATTCAATTTCTCTCAGACTTGAGAGAAAAGATGCAAGGAAATCAAGTCTGTTTAGCCTTTGTGAATGTGATCCCATTAAACATGGAGTTATACAATTCAAGGGCTGAGATATATTACAAAGAAATTGTGACACATTTGACAAATGTTGTGATCATTTATGGTGAAGGTAATTCCACGCTAGAGGTGAGCTTCAGGAGATGGGCACATTTAGGCATCCAGAGGATCTGGGTCACTACTTCACAGTGGGATGTCATCACCAATATGAGAAGAGACTTCATTCCTGACTCATTCCATGGGGGTTTCACTTTTTCTAACCACCATCATGAGAttcccaattttaaaaaatttatccaGACACTGAACACTACCACATATCCAATACACGTGTCTTTGATGATGTCAGAATGGATGTACTTTAATTGCTCAGACTTAGAATCTAAACATAGAATACAGAGTATGAATTCACCCAACACCTCATTAGAATGGTATGCAGGTCAAGGATTTGAGATGGCCATGAATGATGACAATTATAATCTATACAATGCTGTGTACGCTTTGGCATATGCCCACCATAAATTTGTTTTTCAACAGGTAGATATTCAGCCAATGGCACACCAACGCCCAGTTGACTGCCCAAAG TTTTACTGCTATTTGAAGAACATGCAATTTATTAACCCTGTTGGAGACCTAGTGATTattaatgagaaaacaaaatttgaTGCAGACTATGATATTCTCCACATTTGGAATTTTCAACAAGGTCTTGGAATAAAGGTGAAAATAGGACAGTTTTCTTCACATCTTCCCCTTGGTCAGCAATTGCATTTGTCGGATGAGACAACCGAGTGGGCCACTGGGAGCAGGCAG ATTCcctcctctgtgtgcagtgagCCTTGCAGGCCTGGTTTCAGGAAGTTTCGACAGGAGGGAAAGGCAGCCTGCTGCTTTGATTGTTCCCTCTGCCCAGAAAATGAGGTTTCTAACAAAACGG ATATGGATCAATGTGTGAAATGCTCATTTGATCAGTATGCCAACAAAGAGCAAACTCACTGCCTCCAAAAAACTGTGACGTTTCTGGCTTATGAAGACCCCTTGGGGATGGCTCTGGCTTGCTTGGCCCTGTCCTTCTCTGCACTCACTGCTCTTGTTCTTGGGGTTTTTGTGAAGCACCAAGACACACCGattgtgaaggccaataatcGAACAAACAGCTACATCCTGCTCATCTTCCTCAAGTTTTGTTTCCTCTGTtcattactcttcattggacaTCCCAACACAGCCAAGTGCATCCTGCAGCAGATCACATTTGCAGTCCTGTTCACTGTGGCTGTGTCCACCGTCTTGGCCAAAACAATtactgtggttctggccttcaAGGTCACTGATCCAGGAAGAAAGATGAGGAGGCTGCTGGTATCTGGAGCACCTAACTTCATCATTCCCATCTGTACCTTCATCCAACTTGTTCTCTGTGGTCTCTGGCTGGGAACATCCCCTCCCTTTGTGGACACTGATGCACACTCGGAACTCGGCCACATCATCATTGTGTGCAACAAAGGCTCAGTCACTGCCTTCTACTGTGTCCTGGGATACCTGGGAACACTGGCTGTAGGGAGCTTCAGTGTGGCTTTCCTGGCCAGAAACCTGCCCGACACGTTCAATGAAGCCAAGTtcctgaccttcagcatgctggtgttctgcagtgtctgggtcaccttcctccctgtctaccaCAGCACCAAGGGGAAGGCCATGGTGACAGTGGAGGTCTTTTCTATCTTGGCCTCCAGTGCAGGCTTGCTAGGTTGCATCTTTTTCCCCAAGTGCTACATCATTTTATTAAGACCCAGTAGAAATTCCCTTCAGAGGattaataaaaaaacatattGTTCAACCAATTGA